One Pleurocapsa sp. PCC 7327 DNA segment encodes these proteins:
- a CDS encoding TRAP transporter large permease subunit yields MGFEWLALAMFVGFFLMLMSGYPVAFSFAGTGILFGVIGWLVGAPVDPNRLLLLPNVWFGTMSNFTLLAIPFFVFLGAVLEKSGLAEELLETIGILLGPLRGGVALAVILVGTVLAATTGVVAATVIVMGMISLPVMLRYGYDKQLAAGAIVASGTLAQLIPPSLVLVVLSDQLGISVGDLFLGALIPGLMLSGSYALYVLVLAFLKPKLAPALPLETRTISGSDLVRRTIKAVVTPLVLILAVLGSIFFGIATPTEAGAVGAVGACILASANRRLNWNLIRDAAHATAVITSLVIMILFGSSLFSLVFDSLGGKTFITDLLVNLPGGYIAFMIVSNLVIFLLGVFLEFIEICFIAIPLLVPAAQALGIDLVWFGVVIAINLQTAFISPPVGFSLFYLQSVAPKEVSTLEIHKSAIPFMILQVIVLIVVIAFPQTVRWLVDASLQ; encoded by the coding sequence ATGGGCTTTGAATGGTTGGCGCTTGCCATGTTCGTCGGCTTCTTTTTGATGTTGATGAGCGGTTATCCAGTAGCCTTTTCGTTTGCCGGAACTGGCATTCTCTTCGGAGTAATTGGTTGGCTGGTTGGCGCTCCCGTCGATCCCAACCGACTTTTGCTATTGCCTAACGTCTGGTTTGGTACCATGTCCAACTTTACCCTGTTGGCGATCCCATTTTTCGTTTTTTTGGGCGCGGTATTAGAAAAGTCGGGGTTGGCTGAGGAGTTACTCGAAACCATCGGCATTCTACTCGGACCGCTGCGGGGTGGAGTGGCGCTGGCAGTAATCCTCGTCGGTACGGTGCTGGCGGCTACGACTGGCGTAGTGGCGGCCACGGTGATTGTCATGGGGATGATCTCGCTGCCTGTCATGCTCCGCTATGGCTATGATAAACAATTGGCGGCAGGCGCGATCGTTGCATCAGGAACGCTAGCACAATTGATCCCACCAAGTTTGGTGCTGGTGGTATTAAGCGATCAACTCGGAATCTCGGTCGGCGATTTATTTCTGGGAGCCTTGATTCCCGGACTGATGCTGTCTGGCTCCTATGCGCTGTACGTGCTAGTTTTAGCCTTTCTCAAGCCGAAGCTTGCCCCAGCCCTACCGCTCGAAACGCGCACTATTAGCGGTTCCGATCTGGTTCGGCGCACGATAAAAGCGGTTGTAACTCCTCTCGTGCTTATCTTAGCGGTGCTTGGTAGTATCTTTTTTGGCATCGCAACCCCCACCGAAGCTGGGGCGGTAGGCGCGGTAGGCGCTTGTATCTTAGCCTCTGCGAATCGGCGATTGAACTGGAATTTGATTCGAGATGCTGCCCACGCCACAGCCGTCATCACATCGTTGGTGATTATGATTCTGTTTGGCTCGTCATTGTTCAGTTTGGTTTTTGATAGCTTAGGCGGCAAAACCTTTATCACCGACCTGCTAGTCAACCTACCTGGCGGCTATATCGCTTTCATGATTGTCAGCAATCTTGTTATTTTCTTGCTGGGTGTTTTCTTGGAATTTATTGAAATTTGTTTTATAGCCATACCGCTACTCGTACCCGCTGCCCAGGCGTTGGGAATCGATTTAGTCTGGTTTGGCGTAGTGATAGCCATTAACTTACAGACAGCTTTTATCTCGCCGCCAGTTGGTTTCTCGTTGTTTTACTTGCAGAGCGTTGCTCCTAAGGAAGTCAGTACCCTTGAGATCCACAAAAGTGCGATTCCGTTTATGATTTTGCAGGTTATCGTGCTGATTGTTGTTATCGCCTTTCCACAAACGGTTCGCTGGTTGGTTGATGCGTCGCTACAGTAG
- a CDS encoding LD-carboxypeptidase has translation MTDIAACQLPPFLKPGDLVRVVSTSGALKELEAFKKGVEIWRSRGYRVELGSNWNIRYGYLAGTDTQRRDALAEAWEDPECKAILCARGGYGSARLLENWSWEDGESVGSVGGVGRQSIQNLKWIVGFSDVTGLLWSLAAIGICGVHGSVLTTLASEPNWSIQRLFDCLEGRPLPPLIGKGWGEGKITGILLPANLTVATHLLGTFVQPSFEGAILALEDVTEAPYRIDRMLTQWRMAGAFRGVRGIALGRFSRCDPPMGSSSWSIEEVLRDRLGDLGIPIVSDLPFGHDGVNAALPVGRIARLDAEQGTLDILDNSNEFQGENYSSQ, from the coding sequence ATGACTGATATTGCTGCCTGTCAATTACCTCCATTCCTCAAACCAGGAGATTTAGTCAGGGTAGTCTCCACTAGTGGCGCATTGAAGGAATTGGAAGCCTTTAAGAAAGGAGTAGAAATTTGGCGATCGCGCGGCTATCGCGTTGAATTAGGTAGCAACTGGAACATCCGCTACGGCTACTTAGCGGGAACGGATACGCAACGCAGAGATGCCCTAGCCGAAGCGTGGGAAGATCCGGAATGTAAAGCCATTCTCTGCGCCAGAGGCGGTTATGGCAGTGCTAGATTACTAGAAAATTGGAGTTGGGAAGACGGGGAGAGTGTGGGGAGTGTAGGGGGAGTGGGGAGACAATCAATCCAAAATCTAAAATGGATCGTTGGTTTTTCCGACGTGACAGGTTTACTTTGGAGTCTTGCCGCAATTGGGATTTGCGGCGTTCACGGTTCCGTTTTGACGACGCTTGCCTCCGAACCCAATTGGTCGATTCAACGATTATTCGACTGTTTAGAAGGGCGTCCCCTTCCTCCTTTAATCGGTAAAGGTTGGGGAGAAGGTAAAATCACGGGGATATTACTGCCTGCTAATTTGACCGTCGCCACCCATCTATTAGGGACATTCGTTCAACCTTCATTCGAGGGGGCGATCTTAGCCCTAGAAGACGTGACAGAAGCGCCCTATCGCATCGATCGCATGTTAACGCAATGGCGCATGGCAGGCGCATTTAGAGGCGTGAGAGGGATTGCTTTGGGGCGTTTTAGTCGCTGCGATCCGCCGATGGGGAGTTCTAGTTGGAGTATAGAAGAAGTATTGCGCGATCGCTTGGGAGATTTGGGGATTCCAATTGTTTCCGATTTACCCTTCGGTCACGATGGCGTAAATGCCGCTTTACCTGTCGGAAGAATAGCACGACTTGATGCAGAGCAAGGAACTTTAGATATTCTAGACAACAGCAACGAGTTTCAAGGGGAAAACTACAGCTCTCAATAA
- a CDS encoding DUF58 domain-containing protein, producing the protein MIPAPRCYFLLLLGVALALLLAIFINQQVGILGTLFYDGIVLSLTFADAQRVKSHRVEVFRLPLERLSIGRDNPVRFFVKAGNKKAKIRIRDYYPIAFKVSSPSLQATLARNSTEELTYQVYPDSRGEFEWGDIQVRQLGQWGLAWHDWKIPTSQKVSVYPDLAGLRSLSIRLTLQSTGTMRQLRRLGMGTEFAELREYGQGDDLRAIDWKATARHGRPLVRVLEPDREQTLIILLDRGRLMTAQVQGLKRFDWGLNATLSLALAGLHRGDRVGVGVFDRATTTWIPPERGQQQLFHLIERLTPIQPVLLEPDYMGAVTKVVNEQTRRALVVLITDIVDATASAELLAAMKRLTPRYLPFCVTLRDPQVDAIAHTPSDNIKTAYARAVALDLLEQCQVAFAQLKQKGVLVLDAPANKISEQLVDRYLQLKARNLL; encoded by the coding sequence ATGATTCCTGCACCGCGCTGCTATTTTCTGTTACTGCTAGGAGTTGCACTCGCACTTCTACTCGCTATCTTCATTAACCAACAAGTCGGCATTCTAGGAACGTTATTTTATGATGGGATCGTCCTGAGTTTGACGTTCGCAGACGCACAACGAGTAAAATCTCACCGCGTCGAAGTCTTTCGTCTTCCTTTAGAACGGCTGTCGATAGGACGGGATAATCCTGTCAGATTCTTTGTTAAAGCGGGAAATAAAAAAGCAAAAATTCGCATACGAGATTATTATCCGATCGCATTTAAAGTTTCTTCGCCTAGCTTACAAGCTACCTTGGCTCGCAATAGCACTGAGGAACTCACCTATCAAGTTTATCCCGATAGTCGGGGAGAGTTTGAGTGGGGGGACATTCAAGTCCGACAGTTAGGACAATGGGGATTGGCATGGCACGACTGGAAAATCCCCACCAGTCAGAAAGTATCGGTATATCCCGATTTAGCCGGACTGCGATCGCTCTCGATTCGCCTGACGCTACAAAGTACGGGAACGATGCGCCAACTGCGACGCTTGGGAATGGGGACAGAATTTGCTGAATTGCGAGAATACGGTCAAGGAGACGATCTTCGCGCGATCGATTGGAAAGCAACGGCACGTCACGGTCGTCCTTTGGTACGGGTATTAGAACCCGACAGAGAGCAGACTTTGATTATTCTATTAGATCGCGGACGGTTGATGACGGCACAGGTGCAGGGATTAAAGCGATTCGATTGGGGATTGAATGCTACACTTTCTCTGGCACTGGCAGGACTACATCGCGGCGATCGCGTGGGAGTAGGCGTTTTCGATCGCGCTACAACTACTTGGATTCCTCCAGAGAGGGGTCAACAGCAATTATTCCATCTCATCGAACGTCTTACGCCCATTCAACCCGTTTTGCTGGAACCCGACTACATGGGTGCCGTCACTAAAGTTGTCAACGAACAAACCCGTCGTGCTTTGGTAGTTTTAATTACGGATATCGTAGACGCGACGGCTTCTGCCGAGTTATTAGCTGCTATGAAACGGCTTACTCCTCGTTATTTGCCTTTCTGCGTCACTCTGCGAGATCCGCAAGTGGATGCGATCGCTCATACTCCTTCTGATAATATTAAAACCGCTTATGCTCGTGCAGTTGCGCTTGATTTATTAGAGCAATGTCAAGTGGCTTTTGCTCAATTAAAGCAAAAAGGAGTATTGGTTTTGGATGCCCCTGCGAATAAAATTAGCGAGCAATTAGTAGACCGATATTTGCAATTGAAAGCTCGGAATTTGCTTTAA
- a CDS encoding TRAP transporter small permease subunit, translating into MHALLRLSSIIDRAIEKIGGILNWIVILTIAVGFYNVVARYVGRFIGLKLSSNALIELQWYLFSIIFCLGFAYILKHGANVRVDFLYANWSEKQRSLVDFIGTILFLIPFCAIGIWATFNPILLSWGLLPDGTWGTWEVSSDADGLPRAPIKTMILVAFLLLLLQSISQAIKYFAILMGYAQVAQVVEAETEKNLPIE; encoded by the coding sequence TTGCATGCCTTACTGAGACTTTCTAGCATTATAGATCGCGCGATCGAAAAAATTGGCGGGATTTTGAATTGGATCGTCATTCTCACCATTGCGGTTGGATTCTACAATGTGGTAGCCCGCTACGTCGGACGCTTTATTGGGTTAAAACTGTCATCCAACGCTTTGATCGAGCTGCAATGGTATTTATTTTCGATAATTTTTTGTCTGGGGTTTGCTTACATCCTCAAGCATGGAGCCAACGTTCGCGTTGATTTCCTTTATGCAAATTGGAGCGAAAAACAGCGATCGCTCGTCGATTTTATCGGTACGATTCTCTTTCTGATTCCCTTTTGCGCGATCGGAATTTGGGCGACATTCAACCCTATTTTATTATCGTGGGGGCTATTGCCCGACGGGACTTGGGGAACCTGGGAAGTATCTTCCGATGCCGATGGCTTGCCGCGAGCGCCCATTAAAACGATGATTCTGGTTGCTTTCCTATTGTTACTGCTACAAAGTATTTCCCAAGCGATCAAGTATTTTGCTATTTTGATGGGATACGCGCAGGTAGCTCAGGTAGTGGAAGCTGAGACTGAGAAAAACTTACCGATCGAGTAA
- a CDS encoding DUF4129 domain-containing protein has protein sequence MSTESFEKNNVVWQIQQLQQRVGEWWELRTSQFTNNLNLPSASWDWINFSLLWETTKVILISLLVLLIIGAAWQIWQLLSPFLYHLGEQSNDRDRNKQEKELSITDWLRRSQQYQQQGDYYKAFQCLYLAVLQRLNDRGIAPHQASRTDGEYLQIIQQLPHPQAYQFLLMTHQRLCFGSGQASLSLLEECQQAYRDLEAS, from the coding sequence ATGTCAACAGAATCCTTTGAGAAAAATAATGTAGTTTGGCAAATCCAACAGCTACAACAACGAGTAGGGGAATGGTGGGAACTGCGAACGAGCCAATTTACTAATAATTTAAATCTCCCATCGGCTTCTTGGGATTGGATAAATTTTTCTCTTTTGTGGGAAACTACTAAGGTCATTTTAATAAGTCTGCTCGTTCTATTGATAATTGGAGCGGCTTGGCAAATTTGGCAACTATTATCCCCATTTCTCTATCATCTGGGAGAGCAGTCAAACGATCGCGATCGCAACAAACAAGAGAAAGAATTATCCATAACAGATTGGCTGCGACGATCTCAACAATACCAACAGCAAGGAGATTATTATAAAGCATTTCAATGTTTGTATCTGGCAGTGCTACAGCGATTGAACGATCGCGGGATTGCCCCCCATCAAGCAAGTCGTACCGATGGGGAATATCTACAAATTATCCAACAGCTACCCCATCCCCAAGCCTATCAATTTTTACTAATGACCCATCAACGGTTATGTTTTGGCAGCGGACAAGCTTCCCTATCTTTATTAGAAGAATGCCAGCAAGCTTATCGAGACCTTGAAGCCTCATAA
- a CDS encoding MoxR family ATPase, protein MTVDRATFHNLAQTLNTIIVGQSALVQQLLVALLSGGHVIIEGVPGTGKTLLVKVLARLIQADFRRVQLTPDILPSDILGVNVFDLNTHSFSLKKGPVFTEILLADEINRTPPKTQSALLEAMEEQQITLDGETLALPPLFWAIATQNPLEFEGTYPLPEAQLDRFLFKLVVDYPDVASEKQMLLNVQQGFQPKRPYLERLQPVATVEQILSARKAVQAVMVDEKIIDYLLTVVEKTRKHPDLILGASPRAAVAWLQTSKAIAWLSERDYVTPDDLKAVALPLLRHRLILKPEAHLDGVQMDAVVASILKQVAVPR, encoded by the coding sequence ATGACAGTCGATCGAGCTACCTTTCATAATCTCGCGCAGACCCTCAACACAATTATTGTGGGTCAATCTGCCCTAGTGCAACAGTTGCTCGTTGCGCTGCTGAGTGGGGGACACGTCATTATTGAGGGAGTGCCGGGAACCGGAAAAACCCTTCTGGTAAAAGTGCTAGCCAGGTTAATTCAGGCAGATTTCAGACGGGTTCAGCTTACGCCAGATATTTTGCCGTCAGATATTTTGGGGGTCAATGTTTTCGATCTCAATACTCACAGTTTTAGCCTCAAAAAGGGTCCCGTCTTCACCGAAATCTTACTAGCAGATGAAATCAACCGTACCCCGCCAAAAACCCAGTCAGCACTCCTAGAAGCGATGGAGGAACAACAGATCACCTTGGATGGCGAAACGTTGGCATTACCTCCTTTATTTTGGGCGATCGCGACGCAAAATCCCCTGGAGTTTGAGGGAACTTATCCCCTACCGGAAGCACAGTTAGACCGTTTTTTATTCAAATTAGTCGTAGATTATCCCGATGTAGCCTCAGAAAAGCAAATGCTTCTCAACGTTCAGCAGGGATTTCAACCCAAACGACCTTATTTAGAACGCCTTCAACCCGTCGCAACGGTAGAGCAAATTCTGAGTGCAAGAAAAGCCGTACAGGCGGTGATGGTTGACGAGAAAATCATCGATTATCTCCTTACCGTGGTGGAAAAAACCCGAAAACACCCCGATTTAATCTTAGGTGCCTCTCCGAGAGCGGCCGTTGCTTGGTTGCAAACAAGTAAAGCTATTGCTTGGCTATCCGAACGAGATTACGTTACCCCCGACGATCTCAAAGCCGTTGCGCTACCTTTATTACGCCATCGTCTCATCCTCAAACCAGAAGCACATTTAGATGGCGTACAGATGGATGCGGTAGTCGCCTCAATCCTGAAACAGGTAGCAGTACCGAGATGA
- a CDS encoding stage II sporulation protein M has protein sequence MNIQRWIARREANWKRLDVLLQQVEKQGLKSLNAEEIRELASLYRSVSADLARAKTNQVGQILTQNLQKLTSRSYSQIYQGSRPQEWGAVKEFYRWGFPVIVQQTWIYTAIATAIFLFGTLVAWWYAWRDPAFISLVIPEELISKVRDDRELWMGKIIGVEPLASSGIMVNNLSVSFYTIMGGVTMYMQELHFIAPPGLFTIYLLLNNGIHLGAVSTLVSQNKLAYPFWAFVFPHGSLELPAIFLAGGAGLILARGILFPGNYRRADALKFYGSQAAQLVFGIVPMLTIAGIIEGFFSPNPLIPEPIKYLTGIMLFTLLIVYCTRKKKLA, from the coding sequence ATGAATATTCAACGTTGGATAGCCAGAAGGGAAGCTAACTGGAAAAGACTAGATGTCCTTTTGCAGCAAGTAGAAAAACAAGGGCTAAAATCTTTAAATGCCGAAGAAATCAGAGAATTAGCAAGCTTATATCGCTCTGTTTCAGCAGACTTAGCCCGTGCTAAAACTAATCAGGTTGGACAAATTCTAACCCAAAATTTACAAAAACTGACTTCTCGCAGCTACAGTCAAATATACCAAGGATCGCGTCCTCAAGAATGGGGTGCCGTCAAAGAATTTTATCGCTGGGGATTTCCGGTAATAGTGCAGCAAACTTGGATTTATACGGCTATTGCTACGGCAATTTTTCTGTTTGGAACATTAGTTGCTTGGTGGTATGCTTGGCGAGATCCGGCGTTTATTTCGCTAGTTATTCCAGAAGAGTTAATTTCTAAAGTTAGAGACGATCGCGAATTATGGATGGGAAAAATTATAGGAGTCGAACCTTTAGCTTCTAGCGGAATTATGGTTAACAATCTGTCGGTATCTTTTTATACAATTATGGGTGGGGTTACGATGTATATGCAAGAGTTACATTTCATTGCTCCACCAGGTTTATTTACTATTTATTTGCTATTAAATAACGGTATTCATCTCGGTGCAGTTTCTACATTAGTCAGTCAAAATAAATTAGCTTATCCTTTCTGGGCATTTGTTTTTCCTCACGGTTCGTTAGAATTGCCTGCAATTTTTCTAGCAGGTGGTGCGGGTTTAATACTCGCTAGAGGAATACTTTTTCCTGGCAACTATCGTCGTGCTGATGCTCTCAAGTTTTATGGTTCTCAAGCGGCTCAATTGGTATTTGGAATCGTACCGATGTTAACGATCGCTGGAATTATTGAGGGCTTTTTCTCTCCTAATCCTCTTATTCCAGAACCGATTAAATATCTTACTGGAATAATGCTATTTACTCTGTTAATTGTCTATTGTACTCGCAAGAAAAAATTAGCTTAG
- a CDS encoding RDD family protein: MRFFNRLTLQTPESVELEFTLAGIGNRAYALVVDYIIWGFILIFLLVIWALLSVFISENLSNIYAEQLTLWLTAIQVFIIFAAYVGYFVFFETIWQGQTPGKRFVKIRVICDDGRPVRLQQSTLRALLRPIDDLFFVGAFLIMLSKREKRLGDWVGGTMVIQEDRPTTSTKFSLSNEAQTIANKLLVEADLSHLLPEDFAVIREYLQRRDGMLPKARIELCRKLAERVKNIISLEEVPEGITANLFLEAVYLAYQKRSVSGDWRSGINDW, translated from the coding sequence ATGCGATTTTTTAATCGATTGACTTTACAAACTCCTGAAAGTGTCGAACTAGAATTCACTTTGGCTGGAATTGGAAATAGGGCTTATGCTCTTGTTGTTGATTATATAATTTGGGGTTTTATTTTAATTTTTTTGCTAGTTATTTGGGCGCTACTATCTGTTTTTATCTCTGAAAATCTTAGCAATATTTATGCCGAGCAATTAACCCTTTGGTTAACAGCTATTCAAGTTTTCATTATCTTTGCAGCTTACGTTGGTTATTTTGTCTTTTTTGAAACAATTTGGCAAGGACAAACGCCAGGTAAACGATTTGTCAAAATTCGCGTTATTTGCGATGATGGTAGACCAGTTCGACTGCAACAATCAACGCTTCGTGCCCTCCTACGACCGATTGACGATCTATTTTTTGTAGGCGCATTTTTAATTATGCTTAGCAAGCGAGAAAAACGCTTAGGAGATTGGGTAGGAGGAACGATGGTCATCCAAGAAGATCGACCTACAACTTCTACAAAGTTTTCCCTATCAAATGAGGCGCAAACTATAGCAAATAAACTGTTAGTAGAAGCCGATCTTTCTCACTTGTTACCAGAAGATTTTGCTGTTATTCGAGAGTATTTACAGCGAAGAGATGGTATGCTGCCTAAAGCAAGAATAGAATTATGTCGAAAACTTGCCGAACGGGTTAAAAATATTATTTCTTTAGAAGAAGTACCAGAGGGAATAACGGCTAATCTCTTTTTAGAAGCCGTTTATTTAGCTTATCAGAAGCGTTCGGTAAGTGGAGATTGGCGATCGGGGATTAATGACTGGTGA
- a CDS encoding DUF4350 domain-containing protein, which yields MIKLSRRRLIILSAIALLAVIVITLVAAPSTTKLNSGSTYGRAPDGYGAWYAFMSERGTPVQRWQKSFEQLLTDKTQQDSSGTFLRIYPQLTSEGFFWLGEHEWVKKGNTLVILGISQPATEASFSTEQDSSMGKVKIDTSRRNKNPSEKLLGDRFGAVVWAEKIGKGRVIYCVTPHLAANAYQDFRSNYEFLARLVTQGGNSVWVDEYLHGYKDKEVIAREIGENLFSYLAKTPLLPLLIQAAIATIIAIWSGNRRFGKPTQLSTPTTENSKAYIEALAGVLQKAKSSEFLVLTIAKEERRQLQKALGLEDKPLESQVIVDAWVQQTGRSPADLESLLNASSRKSAMTEGDLLAWMEKWQNIRQSFDK from the coding sequence ATGATAAAACTTTCCCGACGCAGGTTAATTATATTAAGCGCGATCGCGCTTCTAGCAGTCATTGTTATTACTCTAGTCGCTGCCCCCAGTACCACGAAACTCAATAGCGGTTCTACCTACGGTCGCGCCCCAGATGGGTACGGTGCTTGGTATGCTTTTATGTCAGAGAGAGGAACGCCCGTCCAAAGATGGCAAAAATCCTTCGAGCAATTATTGACGGATAAAACTCAGCAAGATTCCTCCGGTACTTTTTTGCGGATTTACCCTCAATTAACCTCGGAAGGCTTTTTCTGGTTGGGAGAGCATGAGTGGGTGAAAAAAGGAAATACCCTAGTTATTTTAGGGATCTCTCAACCCGCGACAGAAGCTTCTTTCAGTACCGAACAAGACAGTTCGATGGGAAAGGTTAAAATTGACACGAGCCGACGTAACAAGAATCCCTCAGAAAAACTACTCGGCGATCGCTTTGGTGCCGTCGTTTGGGCGGAAAAAATCGGCAAAGGACGAGTTATTTATTGCGTTACGCCCCATTTAGCCGCCAATGCCTATCAAGATTTTCGCAGCAACTATGAATTTCTTGCCCGACTGGTGACTCAAGGTGGAAATTCCGTGTGGGTAGATGAGTATCTGCATGGTTATAAAGATAAAGAGGTAATCGCACGGGAAATCGGGGAAAATTTATTTAGCTACTTAGCTAAAACTCCGCTACTGCCACTGTTAATACAAGCTGCGATCGCCACAATTATCGCTATCTGGTCAGGAAATCGCCGCTTTGGGAAGCCGACTCAACTATCTACACCTACTACAGAAAACAGCAAAGCCTATATTGAAGCCTTAGCAGGTGTCCTGCAAAAAGCGAAAAGTAGCGAGTTTCTGGTATTGACAATTGCCAAAGAAGAACGGCGACAACTGCAAAAAGCACTGGGATTAGAAGACAAACCGCTAGAATCGCAAGTTATAGTGGATGCTTGGGTACAGCAAACGGGGCGATCGCCAGCGGATTTAGAATCTCTCCTGAACGCCTCATCTCGAAAAAGTGCCATGACTGAAGGAGATTTGCTTGCCTGGATGGAAAAATGGCAGAATATCCGCCAATCCTTTGACAAATAA